Genomic DNA from Brenneria izadpanahii:
GGCTTATCTGAAGCAACGGGGCGACAATTATGCGGACTGGCAACAGTGGCCTGTCCGCTATCGTGATGCTCGCGGCAAGAGCGTTAAGCTGTTCCGTTATGAACACGCCGAGGAAATTCGGTTTTATTGCTGGCTGCAATGGCTGGCGTATGAGCAGTTGGCGGAGTGTTTCGCGCACAGCAAGCAGCTTGGCCTGCCTATTGGTCTGTATCGTGACCTGGCGGTGGGCGTTGCTCAAGGCGGCGCGGAAACCTGGGATGAACGGCAGCTATATTGTCTGGATGCCTCCATCGGCGCGCCGCCCGATCCGCTGGGGCCGCAGGGGCAAAACTGGCAGCTATCTCCCATGAACCCCAGGCTGATGCAGCTGCGCGGCTATCAGCCGTTTATTGACGTGCTGCGCAACAATATGGCGAACTGCGGCGCGCTGCGTATCGATCATGTTATGGCATTGATGCGCCTGTGGTGGATACCCAATGCGGAGCCCGCGGGCAACGGGGCTTACGTGCATTATCCGCTGGACGACCTGTTGGCGATATTGGCGCTTGAAAGCCAGCGGCATCGCTGTCTGGTGATCGGCGAAGATTTGGGCACCGTGCCGCCGGAGATCGTCAGCAAGCTGCATAATTTCGGCATCTATTCTTATAAGGTGCTGTTCTTTGAACAGGATGAACAGCATCGCTTCCGCTCGCCCGATAACTACCTTCGTCAGGCGATGGCGACGATTACGACGCACGATCTTCCCACGTTGCGCGGCTACTGGCAGGCGGTGGATTTATCGCTGGGCCGGGATTTGGGCTTGTATCCGGATGCCGGGTTATTACAACAACAAATGCAATTACGCGAAAAATCGAAGCAGGGCTTGCTGAACGCGCTGCATCAGCAGGCGCTTTTGCCGCAAAGGGTAGGGCGTAATTCATCGTTGACGGCGATGGGTATGCCGCTTAACCGCGGTGTTCACCGTTATATGGCGGATAGCGCCTGTGCGTTGGTGGGGTTTCAACTGGAGGATTGGCTGGATATGTTCGCTCCGGTGAATGTTCCCGGCACCAGCCGGGAATATCCGAATTGGCGGCGAAAACTCAGCCGGACGTTGGAATCGATATTTACCGACCGTTATCTTGAGCGTTTGATTCGCGATATCGATTTACGGCGCGGCGCGCCCGGCAAACAACAAGGGGAAACCTGATGATTTTGCCGGAGTCGGTCAGGATAAACGCAAGTATCACGCTGACTAGACTCCGGTGAAAACGCCGCCGGCGTTCTATATTGAACGCCATGCGTATCGCCTGCGGCGTATGGCGAATTATGCGACGGAATAGCGGTTTCGCATTGGTGATGGCGATCATCCGAATAGACGAATAGTGTGAAAATGAAATGAAAATTTACGTTTGATTACACGCGTCAAATGGCACATCATTTTCATAAGGCATATGTTTTACCTGATAAAGAATAGTGGGGGTAACACGGGGAAATAATCATGACATATCATTGCTGTCCGAAATGCAGTAGGCTGGTTACGCTTACGCAATCAACCTGCCCACACTGCTCCGCCGATCTAAGATATAAAAGAACGAGTTTTACAAAGGAGTGTATAAAGTTTGCCGCCTATATTCTGCTGGCGCTGTCCCTGGTGATGATAAAATATGATCATCACTTTTTCTCGTCTGATTCATTATTTATTGCGATTGCTTCAATTGCGTCTTTGATGGTTATTACTATTCTTAATTTAAAAGAAAAGCGTCATGAAAATAGAAGGTAAAATAAAAAATATACAATATCGATATTATCGAGTTTCACATGCAATGCGGCTGACGATGGCATTTCTCTGTTGTTTGCTGATTTTTTCAAAAATCAAGACGATAGAAGATGTGTCATGGATTTTTATCACATTGGTTGTGATAATGGGGCCGATGTCTTATAAAGGCAGTGTCTACCCGCGCGCCGTTCAGCGCTTTATGGGGACTCTAATCGGTATTATTTTTAGTATCATATCTTTTTATCTCGGCAAGTATAGTCCGGTTTTAGCCATTTTACCTATCGCCATGGGGATATTCACCTGCGGTTATCTGGTGCTGAGTAAAATACCTTATGCGGCGATTCTTATCGGGATTTCGCTTTCGGTGGTCGTTACCGCTTCGGAAGGTAATATGGATATCGCCATCTGGCGGATATCCGATATCTTTATCGGTTGTCTAATCGCCGTTCTGTTTTCCAGCATTTTACCGCATAAAGCGAGTATTCACTGGGATATTGAACTCTTCAAGCTCATCTCCAATCTGCATCTTCTTTATGCCGCCAACCTATCACGGAATATTTTTACCAAGCTGGATCTCCGCCAGCTAAACATGAAGAATAAGAAGATTATTGCAGATATTGTTAAGCTGTCTGGACCGGCGCAAAAAGAAACCAAACATAATAAATCGACCTATATTAGTATCCAGGAGTGTATTCAGGATTTAACATCTTATCTGGTGTTAATCGAAATGGCATATTGGGAATGTGATACCAGCCATAAAATAATTAATAAATCTTCTCTATCCGCGCAGATAAATAATGCCATACAATACCGCTTCGTTATGTTGGAATCTTTCATCCGCGATAATATTAGAGATACTGATGGGTTAAAAAAATTTCACTATCGTGAATTTAAAAAAGAGGTTATGTGCGAACTGAAAAGAATTGTGAATAGCCAATCAGATAATGAGGAACAGCAGGATCTGGCGGTGGAAAATCAGATATATGGCTACTTTTATTTAGGCATGAAAATTATCGATCGGCTGGATACGCTTATTGAACTGTTGTATGCCATGAAGGAAGCTCGGGCGCATAAGCATTTTCATCTGATACCGCATAAGGGGTAATCGCCGGTAAGGGACGCGCTACCTTGCGTTCACGTCGGGCTTTGGCGGAACGGCTTCTTACTCTCCGGCCGTTTGCTCGTGAGCAAGCGGCCGGGGCCGCCGTTTTCCCGCAACGTAACATCTATTGGGGATAGGTAAACATCAGTAGTAGGAGTGTTCGCCGCGCTGGTGCTCGGTGAGATCTCTTACGCCTTTCAGCTCAGGGAATTTTTCCAGCAACTCTTTTTCAATCCCTTCTTTCAGCGTGTAGTCGACCATTGAACAGCCGTTACAGCCACCGCCGAATTGCAGGATCGCCAGACCGTCGTCGGTGATTTCCATCAGCGTGACGCGACCGCCGTGACCGGCCAACTGCGGATTGATTTGCGATTGCAGCACGTATTCCACTCGTTCGATTAACGGTGCGTCGTCAGCGACCTTACGCATTTTGGCGTTGGGCGCTTTCAACGTCAGTTGGGAGCCCAACTGATCGGTGACGAAATCGATTTCGGCATCTTCCAGATACGGCGCACTGAGTTCGTCTACATAAGCCGAAATTTTTTCAAATTTCAGTTCAGTGTCACTGGCTTCCACTGCATCCGGAGGGCAATAGGACACGCCGCATTCCGCGTTGGGAGTGCCGGGATTGATGACAAAAACACGGATTTGAGTGCCTTCTTCCTGTTTTGCCAGCAATTTCACAAAGTGTTCCTGAGCAGCATCAGTAATACGGATCATAATGTTAAACTCAATGTTGATCATATTTAACGATTATAATACGCCCATCCTCCCGCCAACTACAAGGTTCGGCACAAACACCATACCTGAACGCCCGCCGCTCCCCGAGCCAGTAACACCCGGCTGATCTCCGCCGCCGTGCTGCCGGTGGTCACCACATCATCCAGCAACGCCACCTGTTTCCCCGTCAATAGCGCCTCGCAGGCAAACGCGCCCTGTAAATTTTTACGCCGGGCGCTGGCGCTGAGCCGTTGTTGAATTTGGGTTTGACGCAGGCGTTTAAGCGTTCGCGGTTCATATGCGCAGCATAGCCAATGCGCCAGAGGTTCGGCTAACAACTCGGTCTGGTTAAAGCCGCGCGACCAGTGACGCCGCCGGTGTAACGGCACGGTCACCAGTCGATCCGGCCGCGGCAGCGAATACGCCGTCAGCAATGCGCGTTCACGACGGTTCGCCAGCCAGCGAATCAGGATTTGGCGGGCAAGGACGGGCGCCAGCTCCGTTTTGCCGTGAAATTTAAACAGCTTCGCCAAGGTATTAAGCGGCGGAACATAGTCGCTGACAAACGTTATTGATTGCCAGGGCGGCGGATTTTGCAGGCAGCGCCCGCATTGTCTGGAGGGATCGCCCGTTGGTAACCCGCAGCGCGGACAACATAAAGGCGGCGGCGGTAAATGGCGCTGACAGACAGCGCAAATCCCGTGCCGGCTGAGATAAAGCGGCTGGCGGCATAGCCAACAGTGGGCGGCGATGGTTAACATAGACGCTTCCTTGAAATAATTCTCCCTAAGGCAGGATGATAATTGATGAAGTCGTTGTATTGGCAGACTGAAGGTACAGGAACAACGGAACTTGTGCTGTTGCACGGTTGGGGACTGAATGCGCAGGTATGGCATTGCATCTCGCCGCGATTGGCTCCGCATTTTCGTCTGCATCTGGTGGATTTGCCCGGCTATGGCCGAAGCCAGGGATTCGGCGCGATGCCGCTGGAAGAGATGGCGGCGACGGTGCTGGCCCAGGCGCCCGCCCGCGCGATCTGGTTAGGCTGGTCGCTGGGCGGGCTGGTTGCCAGCCAGGCGGCGTTGAGCGAGCCGCAGCGGGTGAGCGGATTGATTACAATCGCCTCTTCTCCCTGCTTTAGCGCGCAAGAGGAATGGCCCGGTATCAAACCTGAGGTGTTGCACGGATTCCAGCAACAGCTCAGCGAGGATTTCCAGCGCACCGTCGAGCGCTTTCTGGCGCTGCAAACATTGGGCACGGCAAGCGCACGGCAGGATGCCCGGCTGTTGAAGCGCGTAGTGCTGGAACAAGCGATGCCGCCGGTCGAGGTGCTGAACGGCGGGCTGGAGATCTTGCGCCGGGCGGATCTGCGCCAACCTTTGTGCTCGCTGACGCAGCCTTTGTTGCGGATGTACGGCGCGCTGGATGGACTGGTGCCGCGCAAAGTCGCCGGGTTATTGGATCGGCTATGGCCCGACTCTTCCTCGGTTATTATCCCGAAAGCCGCGCATGCGCCGTTTATTTCTCATCCGGATGCGGTTGTTGAACGGATCCTGGCGTTTAGCCGGCAGCCGCGGGTGGTTGATTGAGTTATGTCCGAACGCCTTAAACAATATCATCG
This window encodes:
- the malQ gene encoding 4-alpha-glucanotransferase — protein: MVFKADNSAIQSMVIAEKYTDAYGNEHFVDASIRDRLLAMMDTSEGDDAPLPPVKVFLQGGDAVIKLAGSGEFDWVLAYENGGQVQGKAAGGANLMLPAKLPLGYHHLTLAQGEQSWNCRIAIAPHRCYEPEALTQGKRWWGVNVQLYTLRSQNNWGVGDFGDLRQLVEQIARRGGAFVGLNPLHALYPAAPEAASPYSPSSRHWLNIIYIDVNRVDDFQQSPEAQFWWLQEDTQQRVSELRAERWVDYVQVTALKLSALRLAFRYFNTRSVLDPRISAFSQFVTNGGQSLQLQATFDALQAYLKQRGDNYADWQQWPVRYRDARGKSVKLFRYEHAEEIRFYCWLQWLAYEQLAECFAHSKQLGLPIGLYRDLAVGVAQGGAETWDERQLYCLDASIGAPPDPLGPQGQNWQLSPMNPRLMQLRGYQPFIDVLRNNMANCGALRIDHVMALMRLWWIPNAEPAGNGAYVHYPLDDLLAILALESQRHRCLVIGEDLGTVPPEIVSKLHNFGIYSYKVLFFEQDEQHRFRSPDNYLRQAMATITTHDLPTLRGYWQAVDLSLGRDLGLYPDAGLLQQQMQLREKSKQGLLNALHQQALLPQRVGRNSSLTAMGMPLNRGVHRYMADSACALVGFQLEDWLDMFAPVNVPGTSREYPNWRRKLSRTLESIFTDRYLERLIRDIDLRRGAPGKQQGET
- a CDS encoding FUSC family protein, with the protein product MKIEGKIKNIQYRYYRVSHAMRLTMAFLCCLLIFSKIKTIEDVSWIFITLVVIMGPMSYKGSVYPRAVQRFMGTLIGIIFSIISFYLGKYSPVLAILPIAMGIFTCGYLVLSKIPYAAILIGISLSVVVTASEGNMDIAIWRISDIFIGCLIAVLFSSILPHKASIHWDIELFKLISNLHLLYAANLSRNIFTKLDLRQLNMKNKKIIADIVKLSGPAQKETKHNKSTYISIQECIQDLTSYLVLIEMAYWECDTSHKIINKSSLSAQINNAIQYRFVMLESFIRDNIRDTDGLKKFHYREFKKEVMCELKRIVNSQSDNEEQQDLAVENQIYGYFYLGMKIIDRLDTLIELLYAMKEARAHKHFHLIPHKG
- the nfuA gene encoding Fe-S biogenesis protein NfuA — its product is MIRITDAAQEHFVKLLAKQEEGTQIRVFVINPGTPNAECGVSYCPPDAVEASDTELKFEKISAYVDELSAPYLEDAEIDFVTDQLGSQLTLKAPNAKMRKVADDAPLIERVEYVLQSQINPQLAGHGGRVTLMEITDDGLAILQFGGGCNGCSMVDYTLKEGIEKELLEKFPELKGVRDLTEHQRGEHSYY
- the gntX gene encoding DNA utilization protein GntX, with the translated sequence MLTIAAHCWLCRQPLYLSRHGICAVCQRHLPPPPLCCPRCGLPTGDPSRQCGRCLQNPPPWQSITFVSDYVPPLNTLAKLFKFHGKTELAPVLARQILIRWLANRRERALLTAYSLPRPDRLVTVPLHRRRHWSRGFNQTELLAEPLAHWLCCAYEPRTLKRLRQTQIQQRLSASARRKNLQGAFACEALLTGKQVALLDDVVTTGSTAAEISRVLLARGAAGVQVWCLCRTL
- the bioH gene encoding pimeloyl-ACP methyl ester esterase BioH, producing MKSLYWQTEGTGTTELVLLHGWGLNAQVWHCISPRLAPHFRLHLVDLPGYGRSQGFGAMPLEEMAATVLAQAPARAIWLGWSLGGLVASQAALSEPQRVSGLITIASSPCFSAQEEWPGIKPEVLHGFQQQLSEDFQRTVERFLALQTLGTASARQDARLLKRVVLEQAMPPVEVLNGGLEILRRADLRQPLCSLTQPLLRMYGALDGLVPRKVAGLLDRLWPDSSSVIIPKAAHAPFISHPDAVVERILAFSRQPRVVD